The following are from one region of the Paenibacillus sabinae T27 genome:
- a CDS encoding ABC transporter substrate-binding protein: protein MKKSLMLCMIVVLVLMTACGNSDKGASSAKSPDAKDTITVWTYPVHGTYEDELKGLVSAFETEHPNITVKTEILSWAEGPQKFDVALNAGSPPDLYFHAVDGSYVNTGLALDLDPYMTDDIKNDYLPGTLELAQIGGKQYGLPLYQFQWAWGGNKRILEEAGIDWKSIQQNGWTWSEFTEAAAKLTKKLPDGSTQYGLVTDGTSLDFIEMLTRNNGMPDVLNEKGEFQWGDDRIKQTLGFIKSLLDKGYMPKETAAIAPKKRSDMFYAGQAAIISKAIPYYDVMIQNRNKDIDAGKVTGEKIDFVLLPVPHSDNAPAKTTMGAEGYVAFKQKNDQGEQHAKNTFMLMEYLSNAKAGNASNELVLPFVRKSQADMYAGKELGTPETIAASKKMAENIQIPVTLSLDTAAAAKMKQFKEQVVTPNIQALYSGEETPEAIAEDFKSKAGQMLGQ, encoded by the coding sequence ATGAAAAAGAGTCTCATGCTGTGTATGATTGTGGTCCTTGTTCTCATGACGGCCTGTGGAAATTCGGACAAAGGAGCCAGTTCCGCCAAGTCTCCGGATGCCAAGGATACGATTACGGTCTGGACATATCCGGTCCATGGCACCTATGAAGACGAACTGAAAGGTCTGGTGTCGGCCTTTGAAACTGAGCATCCGAACATTACGGTCAAGACCGAAATACTGTCCTGGGCCGAAGGCCCGCAGAAATTCGACGTGGCGCTGAACGCGGGCAGCCCTCCGGATCTGTACTTCCACGCAGTGGACGGTTCGTATGTGAATACTGGCCTGGCGCTTGATCTTGATCCGTACATGACTGACGATATCAAGAACGATTATTTGCCGGGAACGCTTGAGCTTGCCCAAATCGGCGGCAAACAGTACGGGCTTCCGCTGTATCAGTTCCAGTGGGCCTGGGGCGGCAACAAGCGTATTCTTGAAGAAGCGGGTATAGACTGGAAGAGCATTCAGCAGAACGGATGGACCTGGTCGGAGTTTACCGAAGCGGCGGCCAAGCTAACCAAGAAGCTGCCTGACGGCTCCACGCAGTACGGCCTGGTGACGGACGGCACTTCCCTGGACTTCATTGAAATGCTGACCCGAAACAACGGCATGCCGGACGTTCTGAATGAGAAGGGCGAGTTCCAGTGGGGCGACGACCGGATCAAACAGACGCTGGGCTTCATCAAAAGTCTGCTGGACAAAGGATATATGCCAAAAGAAACCGCGGCGATTGCCCCGAAGAAGCGCTCGGATATGTTCTATGCCGGACAGGCCGCCATTATTTCCAAAGCCATTCCTTACTATGACGTGATGATCCAGAACCGCAACAAAGATATTGATGCAGGCAAGGTTACCGGCGAAAAAATCGATTTCGTCCTGCTGCCGGTACCGCACAGTGACAACGCTCCTGCCAAAACGACGATGGGCGCCGAAGGCTATGTCGCCTTCAAGCAGAAGAACGACCAAGGCGAACAGCACGCCAAGAATACATTCATGTTGATGGAATATCTCAGCAACGCGAAGGCCGGCAATGCCTCCAACGAATTGGTGCTTCCTTTCGTCCGCAAATCCCAGGCGGATATGTATGCGGGCAAGGAGCTGGGCACGCCTGAAACCATTGCGGCTTCCAAGAAAATGGCTGAGAACATCCAGATCCCCGTTACCCTGAGCCTCGATACCGCCGCAGCAGCCAAAATGAAGCAGTTCAAGGAGCAGGTCGTTACGCCGAATATTCAGGCGCTGTACTCGGGAGAAGAGACTCCGGAAGCGATCGCGGAGGATTTCAAGAGCAAAGCGGGCCAAATGCTGGGGCAGTAA
- a CDS encoding MurR/RpiR family transcriptional regulator has translation MNGGLIRLREMLETLNPSESKIASYILQHPDEIIHLSVADLAQKSGSSQAAIVRLCKSIGFKGYQELKIKVAGDLHTRDPVAAGYQEIRPNDTVPAIMQNVSNNNIQSIRDTLTILDPNMVELAVKALDQARRIYFFGVGASNLIAMDAQQKFLRINKTSFSFADPHVQLTSAITADSGDTAVCISYSGETKEVIRAASLFKEQGGTVISITKYGNSTLSRQSDIPLCTSSTENEIRSGAMASRITQLNLIDILYLAVASRNYEQSVTYLEKSRQTIKQL, from the coding sequence ATGAACGGGGGGCTTATTCGCTTACGGGAAATGCTGGAGACGCTCAATCCTTCAGAGAGCAAGATCGCTTCTTACATTCTTCAGCATCCCGATGAAATCATTCATCTATCGGTTGCGGATCTGGCGCAGAAGAGCGGCTCCAGTCAGGCGGCCATCGTCCGGCTGTGCAAAAGCATCGGCTTCAAAGGCTACCAGGAGCTCAAGATCAAAGTCGCCGGCGATCTTCATACGCGGGACCCTGTCGCCGCAGGGTATCAGGAGATTCGCCCCAATGACACGGTGCCCGCTATTATGCAGAACGTATCGAACAACAATATTCAGTCGATACGGGATACGCTCACGATTTTGGACCCGAACATGGTGGAGCTTGCGGTTAAGGCGCTGGACCAGGCGAGGCGGATTTACTTTTTTGGCGTGGGAGCGTCGAACCTGATTGCCATGGACGCCCAGCAGAAATTTTTGCGGATTAACAAGACAAGCTTTTCATTTGCCGATCCCCACGTCCAATTGACAAGTGCGATAACGGCAGATTCCGGCGACACGGCGGTATGCATTTCGTACTCGGGAGAGACGAAGGAGGTCATCCGGGCGGCGTCGCTGTTCAAGGAACAGGGAGGGACGGTCATCAGCATTACGAAATATGGCAATTCCACGCTGAGTCGCCAATCCGATATCCCATTGTGCACCTCTTCCACGGAAAATGAAATCCGCAGCGGCGCGATGGCTTCCCGAATTACGCAGCTTAACCTGATCGATATTCTGTATCTGGCGGTCGCCAGCCGGAATTACGAGCAGTCGGTTACTTATTTGGAAAAGAGCCGTCAGACCATCAAGCAGCTTTAG
- the murQ gene encoding N-acetylmuramic acid 6-phosphate etherase: MDSILDGLITEQPNDKTNAIDQLNSAEIMALINEEDRLVPGVITGLIPQIAAAADRIVEAFRSGGRLFYVGAGTSGRIGILDASECPPTYGTDPSMVQGLIAGGFKAVKDPVEGAEDSEELGAADLEAAGVTAGDVVIGIAASGRTPYVLGAMKRGGELGAAVFGICNNHGTPMAQTGFPVIEAVVGPEVVMGSTRMKSGTAQKLILNMLTTTAMIRIGKVYRNLMVDLNPSNKKLVHRAKRIIALATEASAAEIEEAYRESEGQVKTAIVMLLAGVSAAEARSRLSASGGFVHSAGDRG, translated from the coding sequence ATGGATTCCATTCTTGATGGCTTGATTACAGAGCAGCCCAACGACAAGACAAACGCCATCGATCAGTTGAATTCAGCTGAAATTATGGCATTGATTAATGAAGAAGACCGGCTCGTCCCCGGAGTGATCACCGGGCTGATCCCGCAAATTGCCGCTGCGGCAGACCGGATTGTCGAAGCCTTCCGCTCCGGCGGACGCTTGTTCTACGTCGGCGCGGGAACGAGCGGGCGTATCGGCATCCTCGACGCCTCCGAATGTCCGCCCACCTACGGAACGGACCCGTCGATGGTTCAAGGGCTGATTGCCGGCGGCTTCAAGGCCGTTAAAGACCCCGTCGAAGGCGCGGAGGACAGCGAGGAATTGGGCGCCGCCGATCTTGAAGCCGCCGGCGTCACCGCCGGGGACGTCGTTATCGGCATTGCCGCCAGCGGCCGCACGCCTTATGTGCTCGGCGCGATGAAGCGGGGCGGCGAGCTGGGCGCGGCCGTGTTCGGCATTTGCAACAACCATGGGACGCCGATGGCCCAAACGGGATTTCCGGTCATCGAGGCCGTTGTCGGCCCTGAGGTTGTAATGGGCTCTACCCGGATGAAATCCGGGACGGCGCAGAAGCTGATCCTTAACATGCTGACTACCACCGCCATGATCCGGATTGGAAAGGTATACCGCAATCTGATGGTCGATTTGAATCCGTCCAACAAGAAGCTGGTCCACCGGGCCAAACGGATTATCGCCCTGGCCACGGAAGCGTCCGCCGCCGAAATCGAAGAAGCCTACCGCGAATCGGAAGGCCAGGTTAAAACCGCCATCGTCATGCTTCTGGCGGGTGTCAGCGCCGCCGAAGCACGCAGCCGGTTATCCGCCTCGGGCGGCTTCGTGCACAGCGCGGGCGACCGCGGCTAA
- a CDS encoding carbohydrate ABC transporter permease: MKSKSKLFLILAAACLAGWAFITIIPLYWMVVGSVQDSAASASFRPEMLPGALSIAPYERFFAKTAAWRWLANSLLISTVLTITNVFFASLAGYAFSKLKFPGSKAVFWLLLSTMMIPAQVTLIPLYVLVVNVFNLGDSYTAIILPTAVTAGNIFLMKQYMSSLPTSLIHAARIDACSEFGIFWKVILPLAKPGLAVLAIFTFVASWNEFFWPFLITNSTEMRTIQVGLASFVFAESTDYGAIMAGATVGALPMLILFFSLQRYFLQGITIGAVKG, encoded by the coding sequence TTGAAATCGAAATCCAAACTGTTTTTGATCCTGGCCGCAGCCTGTCTGGCGGGTTGGGCGTTTATCACCATTATTCCCTTGTACTGGATGGTTGTCGGTTCGGTACAGGATTCGGCGGCGTCGGCCAGCTTTCGGCCGGAGATGCTTCCGGGGGCGTTATCGATTGCGCCGTATGAGCGCTTTTTTGCCAAAACGGCCGCCTGGCGCTGGCTGGCGAACTCGCTGTTAATCTCCACTGTTTTGACCATAACGAACGTATTCTTTGCTTCGCTGGCGGGATACGCGTTCTCCAAACTGAAATTTCCGGGCAGCAAGGCGGTATTCTGGCTTTTGCTCAGCACGATGATGATACCGGCGCAGGTGACGCTGATTCCGCTGTATGTCCTGGTGGTTAATGTCTTCAACCTCGGCGACAGCTACACGGCGATCATTCTGCCAACCGCGGTTACCGCAGGCAACATCTTTTTGATGAAGCAGTACATGTCGTCGCTTCCGACCTCGCTCATTCACGCTGCAAGGATCGACGCCTGCTCGGAGTTCGGGATTTTCTGGAAGGTTATCCTGCCTCTTGCGAAGCCGGGACTTGCGGTGCTGGCGATCTTTACCTTTGTCGCATCATGGAATGAATTTTTCTGGCCGTTCCTGATTACCAACTCGACCGAGATGCGGACGATTCAGGTGGGACTTGCATCCTTCGTATTCGCGGAATCGACCGACTATGGGGCCATTATGGCAGGGGCGACGGTCGGCGCGCTGCCGATGCTGATCCTGTTCTTCTCGCTGCAGCGGTATTTCCTGCAGGGCATTACGATCGGGGCCGTGAAAGGCTGA
- a CDS encoding ABC transporter ATP-binding protein has product MARVEFRQVRKQFIDRNKKPFTAVAGSDFVIEDQEFVVFVGPSGCGKTTSLRMIAGLEKQTSGDIIIGDRIVNDLHPKDRDIAMVFQDYALYPHMTIRENLSFGLRNLKKPKAYIDQKVSEASAILGLDHMLERKPRELSGGQRQRVAVGRAIVRDPQVFLFDEPLSNLDAKLRVQMRVELSELHKRLGATIVYVTHDQVEAMTLGERIVVMNQGVIQQIASPADLYANPKNMFVAGFIGSPAMNFIDAHVERDHLIVDGGSFRLPEDVAARLSPYSGKDIVLGIRPEDIYGEDFAPGVSTEHRLQARIQVVEHLGSENLMYFHVGNRLVTAKVHPETKGYNGLSKEFILDLRKGHYFDPGTQERITG; this is encoded by the coding sequence ATGGCACGCGTCGAATTTCGCCAGGTGCGCAAGCAGTTTATCGACCGCAACAAGAAGCCGTTCACCGCGGTGGCGGGATCGGATTTTGTAATAGAGGATCAGGAGTTTGTCGTCTTCGTCGGTCCCTCGGGCTGCGGAAAGACGACTTCGCTGCGAATGATCGCGGGTCTGGAGAAGCAGACGAGCGGCGATATTATCATTGGCGACCGCATCGTCAACGATCTGCATCCGAAGGACCGCGACATCGCGATGGTGTTTCAGGATTATGCGCTGTATCCGCACATGACGATCCGTGAGAATCTGTCCTTCGGGCTGCGCAATCTCAAGAAGCCGAAAGCGTATATTGATCAAAAAGTGAGCGAAGCGTCCGCCATACTCGGGCTGGATCATATGCTGGAGCGCAAGCCGCGTGAGCTGTCCGGCGGGCAGCGCCAGCGGGTGGCCGTCGGCCGCGCCATCGTGCGCGATCCGCAGGTGTTTCTGTTCGACGAGCCGCTGTCCAATCTGGACGCTAAGCTCCGGGTACAGATGCGGGTGGAGCTTAGCGAGCTGCATAAGCGGCTGGGGGCGACCATCGTTTACGTTACCCATGACCAGGTGGAAGCCATGACGCTGGGCGAGCGCATCGTCGTCATGAATCAGGGGGTCATTCAGCAGATCGCTTCACCGGCGGATCTGTACGCGAATCCGAAGAATATGTTCGTCGCCGGCTTTATCGGCTCTCCGGCCATGAATTTTATCGACGCTCACGTCGAGCGGGATCACCTTATCGTGGACGGCGGATCGTTTAGGCTGCCGGAGGACGTTGCTGCGCGCTTGTCTCCTTATTCGGGCAAGGACATTGTGCTTGGCATCCGCCCCGAGGATATTTACGGGGAAGACTTTGCACCCGGCGTTTCCACGGAGCATCGGCTTCAGGCCCGTATTCAGGTCGTCGAGCATCTGGGCTCGGAGAACCTTATGTATTTTCACGTCGGCAACCGGTTGGTGACCGCGAAGGTGCATCCCGAGACCAAGGGGTATAACGGGCTGAGCAAAGAATTTATCCTTGATTTGAGAAAAGGCCATTATTTTGATCCGGGGACGCAGGAACGTATAACCGGATAA
- the nagZ gene encoding beta-N-acetylhexosaminidase, translated as MERQIEEVLITANNPVDRDIASDANGNGVSGKPLPGGTGVPDGKTAGIVEDRLAGMSLRDKIGQMVICGFHGTSMDGDLRRLIADYKIGGVIYFARNVESPAQVIRLTAELQDTAAKSGTPPLWISIDQEGGMVARITEGVALMPGGMAIAAAGSEEDAYLAAFASGRELAAMGINLNYAPVLDVNNNPDNPVIGVRSFGESPEKVARFGERTLRGFQDAGVAATAKHFPGHGDTDVDSHLDLPTVPHDRKRMEEVELKPFREAVRAGVDAIMSAHIYFPALESGKLPVTLSKAALTGLLREELGFEGIITTDCMEMNAIAEHFGTVEASVMAVEAGADLVLVSHRLDRQLGAIGAIEQAVVDGRLSEERIDQSVRRLLAMKLRRGVLGVGQLPESLPGGIAPEDEQVSAAALPPVKNEAGAGLPGMADPAAGGPGAPDLSLLGNAEHREIARRISERSVTLVRHDLSMLPLGGERTLVVTIAPGAVTQADESVAAGPGLGSALQRHGLDCREIVVPPAEITGRLDSLVREAEQGGYGHLVVGTYNAQFDAAQISLVKSLLELGKPLAVTALRNPYDLLAFPEVQVYAAAYESRPLAMDSLAKALLGLIPFRGRLPVSLGGLHPAGWGIEL; from the coding sequence ATGGAGCGGCAGATTGAGGAAGTGCTCATAACGGCGAATAACCCGGTGGATAGGGACATCGCCTCGGATGCGAACGGTAACGGAGTCTCGGGTAAACCGCTGCCTGGCGGAACGGGCGTACCGGACGGCAAAACAGCAGGCATAGTGGAAGACAGGCTGGCCGGAATGAGCCTGAGGGACAAAATCGGCCAGATGGTCATCTGCGGCTTCCACGGGACCTCCATGGACGGAGATCTCCGGCGGCTGATCGCCGATTATAAAATCGGGGGCGTCATTTATTTCGCCCGCAATGTGGAATCGCCGGCCCAGGTTATCCGGCTTACCGCGGAGCTGCAGGACACCGCCGCGAAGAGCGGCACGCCGCCGCTCTGGATTTCCATCGACCAGGAAGGCGGAATGGTCGCGCGGATTACCGAAGGCGTCGCCCTGATGCCGGGCGGAATGGCCATTGCCGCCGCCGGGTCGGAGGAGGACGCCTATTTGGCGGCTTTTGCCAGCGGCCGGGAGCTTGCCGCGATGGGGATTAACCTGAACTATGCGCCGGTGCTGGACGTGAACAACAACCCGGACAATCCGGTAATCGGCGTGCGGTCCTTTGGCGAATCGCCGGAGAAGGTCGCGCGGTTCGGCGAACGGACCCTCCGGGGCTTTCAGGACGCCGGTGTCGCGGCGACCGCCAAGCATTTTCCCGGGCACGGCGACACCGATGTGGATTCCCATCTCGACCTGCCCACCGTGCCGCATGACCGCAAGCGCATGGAAGAGGTTGAGCTGAAGCCGTTCAGGGAAGCGGTGCGGGCGGGCGTGGACGCCATAATGTCCGCGCATATTTATTTTCCGGCGCTCGAGAGCGGGAAGCTGCCCGTGACGCTCTCGAAGGCGGCGCTTACCGGGCTGCTGCGCGAGGAGCTGGGGTTCGAAGGCATCATTACGACCGACTGTATGGAAATGAACGCCATTGCCGAGCACTTCGGCACGGTTGAGGCTTCTGTCATGGCGGTCGAGGCCGGTGCGGACCTTGTTCTGGTCAGCCATCGCCTCGACCGGCAGCTCGGCGCCATAGGTGCGATCGAGCAGGCGGTGGTAGATGGGAGATTAAGCGAGGAGCGCATCGACCAATCCGTCCGCCGTCTGCTGGCTATGAAGCTGCGGCGCGGCGTACTGGGCGTTGGGCAGCTGCCCGAGAGTCTCCCGGGCGGAATAGCGCCGGAGGACGAACAAGTCAGCGCCGCCGCCTTGCCGCCGGTTAAGAATGAGGCCGGCGCAGGCCTTCCCGGCATGGCAGATCCGGCGGCAGGCGGCCCCGGCGCGCCGGATCTGTCTCTCCTCGGCAATGCGGAGCACCGGGAGATTGCGCGACGGATCAGCGAAAGGAGCGTGACGCTCGTACGGCACGATCTTTCAATGCTTCCACTCGGCGGGGAACGGACGCTCGTTGTCACCATCGCTCCGGGGGCGGTGACCCAGGCCGATGAATCGGTGGCGGCAGGGCCTGGGCTGGGCTCCGCGCTGCAGCGGCACGGCCTGGATTGCCGCGAGATTGTCGTTCCGCCGGCTGAAATCACCGGACGGCTCGATTCACTGGTCCGTGAAGCGGAGCAGGGGGGATACGGGCATCTCGTTGTCGGCACGTACAACGCGCAGTTCGACGCCGCTCAAATCTCGCTGGTGAAATCCCTGCTCGAACTCGGGAAACCGCTGGCGGTGACAGCCCTGCGCAATCCCTATGATCTGTTGGCCTTTCCCGAAGTGCAGGTCTACGCGGCAGCTTACGAATCCCGTCCGCTTGCGATGGACAGCCTGGCGAAGGCGCTGCTGGGCCTCATTCCGTTCCGGGGCCGCCTGCCCGTATCGCTAGGCGGGCTGCATCCGGCCGGCTGGGGGATCGAGCTATGA
- a CDS encoding carbohydrate ABC transporter permease — MQTTIAPKRRSAAGRFWREYGWAYLFILAPVLLFLIFTLYPVISALVMSFQQYNIMQSTWVGFDNYERLFKDDTFWKSIWNTVVFTVCTVPVNIVITFVLAHFIYQMKTKWQTFFKATMYLPAVASGVTISIVWLAIFDPTDVGLLNRFLGLFGLDPVIWLGQSKTALFSLILMNWVGSHGAGIILYLASMGGIPKSLYEAADIDHASGWTQFRAITWPLLKPTTLYLLVTGVITSFQVFISVYMMTQGGPNFATTTIAYLIYQTAFKFYEFGLASAQSFVLAFLIILVSVIQFKYFSSDVEY; from the coding sequence ATGCAGACGACAATCGCTCCCAAACGGCGAAGCGCCGCCGGGAGGTTCTGGCGGGAATACGGATGGGCTTATCTGTTCATCCTTGCGCCGGTGCTGCTCTTTCTCATTTTTACGCTATATCCGGTCATTTCGGCTCTGGTCATGAGCTTTCAGCAGTACAATATTATGCAATCTACGTGGGTTGGCTTCGATAATTACGAGCGTTTGTTCAAGGATGATACGTTCTGGAAGTCGATATGGAACACGGTGGTGTTTACGGTCTGCACGGTACCGGTCAACATCGTCATCACGTTCGTGCTCGCTCATTTCATCTATCAGATGAAGACGAAATGGCAGACGTTCTTCAAGGCCACTATGTATCTGCCGGCTGTCGCCTCAGGCGTGACCATTTCCATTGTGTGGCTCGCCATTTTCGATCCTACGGATGTGGGGCTGCTGAACCGGTTCCTCGGTTTGTTCGGTCTGGACCCGGTCATTTGGCTCGGTCAATCGAAGACCGCGCTGTTCTCGCTGATTTTGATGAACTGGGTCGGTTCTCACGGCGCGGGCATTATTCTCTACCTGGCCTCGATGGGCGGTATTCCAAAATCGCTGTATGAAGCGGCGGATATCGATCATGCCAGCGGGTGGACCCAGTTCAGGGCGATTACCTGGCCGCTTCTCAAGCCGACGACCTTGTATCTGCTGGTAACGGGAGTGATCACTTCGTTCCAGGTGTTTATCTCGGTCTATATGATGACGCAGGGCGGGCCTAACTTTGCAACGACGACCATCGCTTATCTGATCTACCAGACGGCGTTCAAATTCTACGAATTCGGACTGGCTTCGGCGCAATCATTCGTGCTGGCGTTTCTGATTATCCTGGTCTCTGTCATTCAGTTCAAATACTTCTCGAGTGACGTCGAGTATTAG
- a CDS encoding N-acetylglucosamine kinase codes for MKIYLGLDGGGTKTDAAAVDSQGSVLARFTGGPSNPHAGTFNEATAELDRVVRGLLSSLPEKDIQPGGICLGMSGIDTSEERSLISMAVRSTLAEWPGELPVAVASEAQISLMAALGQEFGVQIISGTGSICYAFAPDGSHWRTGGWGHYLGDEGSGYSIGLRTLKAVMRSYDGVQPPTEITGIILEEYGFSRITELKSYIYKPERGKADIAAFAKVCLKAASGGDECAIRIVTEEAAALADTAAALLERLPAELRGRAVLTGSIFAHSPLFARTLRGKLLDRYPSLEFVDGTLAPPPSVGAALLARKWFGGPDA; via the coding sequence ATGAAGATATACCTCGGTCTTGATGGAGGAGGAACCAAAACCGATGCAGCCGCGGTCGATTCTCAAGGTTCCGTCCTTGCCCGCTTTACCGGCGGTCCTTCCAATCCGCATGCCGGAACCTTCAATGAAGCAACCGCGGAATTGGATAGGGTCGTTCGCGGACTGCTGTCTTCTCTGCCGGAAAAGGATATTCAGCCGGGAGGTATCTGCCTTGGAATGTCAGGTATTGATACATCAGAGGAGCGTTCCCTTATAAGTATGGCTGTCAGGAGCACTTTGGCCGAATGGCCCGGCGAGCTTCCGGTCGCAGTCGCTTCCGAAGCGCAAATTTCGCTCATGGCCGCGCTGGGACAGGAATTCGGCGTCCAAATTATTTCCGGCACCGGCTCCATCTGCTACGCCTTCGCCCCGGACGGCTCACACTGGCGCACGGGCGGCTGGGGACATTATTTGGGCGATGAAGGCAGCGGCTACAGCATCGGCCTACGCACGCTCAAAGCCGTCATGCGCAGCTACGACGGCGTACAGCCGCCGACCGAAATTACCGGCATCATCCTTGAAGAATACGGCTTTTCCCGCATTACGGAGCTGAAAAGCTACATTTATAAGCCGGAGCGGGGAAAAGCGGATATCGCCGCCTTCGCCAAGGTATGCCTAAAGGCCGCTTCCGGCGGGGACGAATGTGCCATTCGGATCGTTACGGAGGAAGCCGCGGCGCTGGCGGATACGGCCGCCGCGCTGCTGGAGCGGCTTCCAGCGGAGCTTCGAGGCCGGGCCGTGCTGACCGGCTCTATCTTCGCGCATTCACCCTTGTTTGCGCGGACGCTCCGCGGCAAGCTGCTGGACCGGTATCCGTCGCTGGAATTCGTGGACGGAACCCTTGCGCCGCCGCCCTCGGTCGGCGCGGCTCTTCTCGCCCGCAAATGGTTCGGCGGTCCGGATGCATAA
- a CDS encoding DUF1343 domain-containing protein: MNRAAGGRKDEPRPCVRSGADRLAAGLGHPLLDGRRLGLVTNPTGITADFRSTASVCAELPSSRLTALFACEHGIRGQHQAGVRFEDERDEWFGVPVYSLYGRHTRPQSYMLDEVDTVVFDVQDLGIRFYTYLSTLLYVMEACAENGKSLLVLDRPNPLGGFVCEGGLLKPGYESMVGAWTMPIRTGMTIGELALMANDKKGLGCDLGVIPMERWERSMEYGDTGLPWMLPSPNMPDVDTVRVYGGTCFFEGTNLSEGRGTTRPFEWIGAPWMDGEAFAEAVNRHELPGVYAHPVYMTPSFSKHQGKLCGGVRLFVTDPDRFQSALTGLVLLHEAQSLYPEHFEWLAPPKAGSRHFIDLLTGGDEVRSYVGQKAGLKRIAADWLQDSEEWKELRRPYLLYS, translated from the coding sequence ATGAATAGAGCCGCCGGAGGTCGAAAGGATGAGCCGCGCCCCTGCGTTCGCTCCGGTGCCGACCGGCTTGCCGCCGGTCTTGGCCATCCGCTGCTGGACGGGCGGCGCCTGGGCCTTGTCACCAATCCGACCGGGATCACGGCGGATTTCCGCTCTACCGCGAGCGTCTGCGCGGAGCTGCCGTCTTCCCGGCTGACGGCGCTGTTCGCCTGCGAGCATGGCATACGCGGCCAGCATCAGGCGGGCGTCAGGTTTGAGGATGAACGGGACGAATGGTTCGGCGTTCCGGTGTACAGTTTGTACGGCAGGCATACCCGGCCGCAGAGCTACATGCTGGACGAGGTCGATACGGTGGTGTTCGACGTTCAGGATTTGGGCATACGGTTCTACACCTACCTGTCCACCCTGTTGTATGTCATGGAGGCCTGCGCGGAGAACGGCAAAAGCCTGCTGGTGCTGGACCGGCCCAATCCGCTAGGCGGGTTCGTCTGCGAAGGCGGACTGCTGAAGCCGGGTTACGAATCGATGGTCGGCGCGTGGACGATGCCGATTCGCACGGGCATGACGATCGGCGAACTGGCTCTTATGGCCAATGATAAGAAAGGGCTTGGATGCGATCTTGGCGTCATTCCGATGGAACGCTGGGAGCGCAGCATGGAATATGGCGATACCGGACTGCCGTGGATGCTTCCGTCGCCGAATATGCCGGATGTCGATACCGTCAGAGTGTACGGGGGGACGTGCTTTTTCGAAGGGACGAATTTGTCCGAAGGGCGGGGAACGACGCGGCCGTTTGAGTGGATCGGGGCGCCTTGGATGGACGGCGAAGCCTTCGCCGAAGCGGTGAACCGCCATGAACTGCCGGGTGTTTATGCCCATCCGGTATATATGACGCCCTCTTTTTCCAAGCATCAAGGGAAGCTGTGCGGCGGCGTGCGCCTGTTCGTTACGGACCCGGACCGCTTTCAATCCGCCCTGACGGGACTGGTTCTGCTGCATGAAGCGCAATCGCTGTATCCGGAGCATTTTGAATGGCTGGCGCCGCCGAAGGCGGGCTCGCGGCATTTTATCGATTTATTGACCGGCGGGGACGAGGTCCGAAGCTATGTTGGGCAGAAAGCAGGCCTCAAACGGATTGCTGCGGACTGGCTTCAAGACAGTGAAGAGTGGAAGGAGTTGCGCCGGCCTTATCTTTTGTATTCGTAA